The Candidatus Eisenbacteria bacterium region GCGCCGGCCGCTTCTTCATGGCGCTCATGGGCGGCAAGCTCACGCGCGCGCAACTCCATCTGTGGGCGAAGGACATGTACCACTTCGTCGGTGCCGGCATTCCGGCGCTGACCGCGTGGCTCGCGCACGCGCCGACCGTCATCGAGCGGGACAGCGCGCGCCTGGTGGCGCAGAACCTCGCCGGCGAGCTCGGATATCTGAAGGAGGCCGACCACCGCGACCTGTACGTGAAGTTCCTGCGCGGTCTCGGCATCAGTGAGAACGACGCGCGCGACCACCTGCCGCTGCCGTCGACGATCGGCGGCGCGACCGTCCTCGGCCACTTCTGCCGGTCTTCGTTCGCGGAGGGACTCGGCTCGTTCGGTCTCGGGCTCGAGCTGCAGGTCCCGGGACGCCCGAACGGCGCCGAGGTGATCCTGAAGGCGCTCGTGCACTACGACATCTCCGACGACGCACTCGAGTTCTACCGCATCCACGTCGA contains the following coding sequences:
- a CDS encoding iron-containing redox enzyme family protein; the protein is MTFMTERALSPREFLDECIAFKQNQPGAGRFFMALMGGKLTRAQLHLWAKDMYHFVGAGIPALTAWLAHAPTVIERDSARLVAQNLAGELGYLKEADHRDLYVKFLRGLGISENDARDHLPLPSTIGGATVLGHFCRSSFAEGLGSFGLGLELQVPGRPNGAEVILKALVHYDISDDALEFYRIHVEAEEEHGDNAERALAPFVQTREQQALVRHAFQWTVLATAGMQRGFDAYLS